In a single window of the Limnochorda sp. L945t genome:
- a CDS encoding UvrD-helicase domain-containing protein codes for MGTTGQPYLHGLFQRKLLFARSAKYQIRGIRPEDMPGLIERIGQLLYDPVPDGRSKVKLEEIEHVYRVRAGDLRILYAFDSRTVQVLAIESRDKAYRGLEDLKRVVRELRVERCSARTEAVGAGAVEGVGTEEGAAAPAKGGGVRPAFDWEAWAEQLARQVAEDRETGGRRTKAPSAPLPRRIDAKWLADLGVPAEHHPKLIACRTEDELLEADVPPDLLAVVIDNLYINLPKAIEDPLYEVQQVSDLLRYREGELLDFLLHLDEEQRKLADWRVAGPSLIRGGPGTGKSTVALYRVKELVDRWSPDSTGPRGKPRILFTTYTNSLIRSSRQLLEQLLGPQAECVDVDTADRVAMRILAASGERPTVVELADARTAVREAIASVPQFADRSLGLARLRPDYWLEEFEWVIDGRALSSVEEYLAVDRAGREVALRPEQRRAVWALYEAFLRRLRERSPEAVTWGQVRRRALELVKGGQYAFRYDAVVVDEAQDLTPVALSLLSELSQDPSGLYLTADINQSLYARGVSWHQVSARLRLRGRSVVLRRNYRLAQSIAQAASAFLRAAWGADDGGGAGAGTPMVGGPLSPSGRRALADAEALVRECVHDGPPPVLMGYRTEAEQYDRAVSYIRRACQCSKRKLLKLGKRESPS; via the coding sequence ATGGGGACGACAGGGCAACCGTACCTGCACGGCCTCTTCCAGCGCAAGCTGCTGTTCGCACGCTCCGCGAAATACCAGATCCGAGGGATCCGCCCGGAAGATATGCCCGGACTCATTGAGCGGATCGGCCAACTCCTCTACGACCCGGTTCCGGATGGCCGGAGCAAGGTGAAACTTGAGGAGATAGAGCACGTCTATCGGGTAAGGGCCGGCGACCTCCGGATTTTGTACGCGTTCGACAGCCGCACCGTTCAGGTGCTCGCCATCGAATCCAGGGACAAGGCTTACCGGGGCTTGGAGGATCTCAAGCGGGTCGTTCGGGAGCTGCGGGTGGAGCGTTGCTCGGCTCGCACCGAAGCCGTGGGCGCCGGCGCCGTCGAGGGGGTCGGGACCGAGGAAGGGGCCGCTGCACCTGCGAAGGGCGGTGGGGTGCGGCCCGCCTTCGACTGGGAGGCATGGGCTGAGCAACTGGCGCGCCAGGTGGCGGAGGACCGGGAGACAGGCGGTCGCCGCACCAAGGCCCCGTCCGCGCCGCTGCCCCGGCGGATCGATGCGAAGTGGCTGGCGGATCTGGGCGTCCCGGCCGAGCACCACCCCAAGCTCATCGCGTGCCGCACCGAGGACGAGCTTCTTGAAGCGGACGTGCCGCCGGACCTGCTGGCCGTCGTCATTGACAACCTTTACATCAATCTTCCCAAGGCCATAGAAGATCCTCTCTACGAGGTCCAGCAGGTGTCAGACCTACTTCGCTACCGCGAAGGTGAACTCCTGGACTTCTTGCTACACCTGGACGAGGAGCAAAGGAAGCTCGCGGACTGGCGAGTGGCGGGGCCCTCGCTCATTCGCGGGGGGCCGGGCACGGGCAAGAGCACTGTGGCTCTGTACCGGGTTAAAGAGCTGGTGGACCGCTGGTCACCGGACAGCACGGGCCCTCGCGGCAAGCCGCGCATCCTGTTTACCACCTACACCAACTCGCTCATCCGGTCGAGCCGTCAGTTGCTCGAACAGCTCCTTGGCCCACAAGCCGAGTGTGTGGACGTGGATACAGCGGACCGGGTCGCCATGCGGATCCTGGCCGCCTCAGGGGAGCGGCCCACGGTCGTGGAGCTGGCCGACGCCAGGACGGCCGTCCGCGAGGCTATCGCCAGCGTGCCGCAGTTTGCCGACCGCAGCCTGGGGCTGGCCCGGCTGCGCCCGGATTACTGGCTCGAGGAGTTTGAGTGGGTCATTGACGGGCGGGCTCTCTCCTCGGTAGAAGAGTACCTGGCCGTGGATCGCGCCGGACGTGAAGTCGCCCTGCGGCCCGAGCAGCGCAGGGCCGTATGGGCGCTGTACGAAGCGTTCCTTCGGCGCCTTCGGGAGCGCAGCCCCGAGGCGGTCACGTGGGGTCAAGTGCGCCGCCGGGCGCTAGAGCTGGTGAAGGGCGGCCAATATGCGTTTCGATATGACGCCGTGGTGGTGGACGAGGCCCAGGACCTCACCCCCGTCGCGTTATCGCTCCTTTCAGAACTGAGCCAAGACCCGTCAGGGCTCTATTTGACCGCAGACATCAATCAATCCCTCTATGCCCGGGGCGTGAGCTGGCACCAGGTGAGTGCGAGGTTGCGTCTGCGCGGCCGAAGCGTGGTGCTCCGGCGCAATTACCGCTTGGCCCAGTCCATCGCGCAGGCAGCGTCCGCGTTTTTGCGAGCGGCGTGGGGGGCGGATGATGGAGGTGGCGCTGGCGCCGGCACCCCGATGGTGGGCGGGCCCTTGTCGCCGTCCGGGCGGCGGGCCTTGGCTGACGCCGAGGCGCTGGTACGTGAGTGCGTTCACGACGGTCCTCCGCCGGTCCTGATGGGATATCGGACGGAGGCGGAGCAGTATGACCGGGCCGTTTCGTACATCCGGCGGGCGTGCCAGTGCTCTAAGCGGAAGTTGCTCAAATTGGGGAAGAGGGAATCTCCGTCGTGA
- a CDS encoding ribonuclease toxin HepT-like protein — translation MSAEGGARARRLLSLLAAVDEDIGAAAGSVQELALLLSLPDESVRAAAAATHLLRFYGAIEQALERIAQEFDGGAPSGREWHRELLRMMARTVPEVRPAVLSAESLEWLDGYRKFRHRVLRAYGSPLVWGKMAHLVQQASEGFQRLRADIDRFSEFVRNLINTPNRGE, via the coding sequence GTGAGTGCGGAAGGCGGGGCCCGAGCCCGAAGGCTGCTCTCGCTCCTGGCGGCCGTTGATGAGGACATCGGCGCAGCGGCCGGAAGCGTTCAGGAACTGGCGCTCCTCCTCTCTTTGCCGGACGAATCGGTCCGGGCAGCCGCAGCGGCAACCCACCTGTTGCGGTTTTACGGCGCGATTGAGCAGGCACTTGAGCGAATTGCGCAAGAGTTTGATGGCGGGGCCCCCAGTGGAAGGGAGTGGCATCGGGAGCTGCTTCGCATGATGGCTCGCACGGTGCCAGAGGTGCGCCCCGCGGTGCTCTCCGCCGAGAGCTTGGAGTGGCTGGATGGTTACCGGAAGTTTCGTCACCGGGTCCTGCGGGCCTACGGCAGCCCGCTCGTATGGGGGAAAATGGCCCACCTTGTGCAACAGGCGTCTGAAGGGTTCCAAAGGCTGCGCGCCGACATCGACCGGTTTTCGGAGTTCGTGCGCAACCTGATCAACACGCCCAACCGAGGTGAATGA
- a CDS encoding carbohydrate ABC transporter permease, whose translation MSRHRAVRLLLYALLVGGAIPMVLPLVWMLSSAVKPLSEVMKVPPSLIPEQPTLDNFAVVFTQLPFGRYLANSVIVAVIVVVGVVFVSAMAGYALAKFPFRGREVLFMAMLASLMVPFQVRMIPLYLMSMKLHLTDTLAGVAFPWLFDAFGIFLMRQFFHTIPTDIIEAARIDGTSEPRIFFEIVLPLTRPVLAALGIFTLVANWEEFLWPLIVTNSDVSRTLPVGLQSFSDQYIANIHWQMAGATIAVAPLLIAFLVFQKQFIQGIAMTGLKD comes from the coding sequence ATGAGTCGACATCGGGCGGTGCGCCTCTTGTTGTACGCCCTGCTGGTGGGTGGAGCCATACCCATGGTCCTCCCCCTGGTGTGGATGCTCTCCAGCGCCGTGAAGCCCCTGTCAGAGGTGATGAAGGTTCCACCCTCGCTGATCCCGGAGCAGCCCACGCTCGACAACTTCGCCGTCGTGTTCACCCAGCTTCCGTTCGGCAGGTACCTGGCCAACAGCGTCATCGTGGCCGTGATCGTCGTCGTAGGCGTCGTCTTCGTGAGTGCCATGGCCGGCTATGCCCTGGCCAAGTTCCCGTTCCGGGGACGGGAAGTCCTCTTCATGGCCATGCTGGCCAGCCTCATGGTACCGTTTCAGGTACGGATGATCCCGTTGTACCTGATGTCCATGAAACTCCATCTAACGGACACCCTGGCGGGCGTGGCGTTCCCCTGGCTGTTCGATGCTTTCGGCATCTTCTTGATGCGGCAGTTTTTCCACACCATTCCCACCGACATCATCGAGGCTGCCCGCATCGACGGGACCAGCGAGCCGAGGATCTTCTTCGAGATCGTGCTGCCGCTCACCAGACCAGTGCTCGCTGCTCTCGGTATCTTCACGCTGGTAGCCAACTGGGAAGAGTTCTTGTGGCCCCTCATCGTCACCAACTCGGACGTGAGCCGCACCCTTCCCGTGGGCCTGCAGAGCTTCAGCGACCAGTACATCGCCAACATCCACTGGCAGATGGCGGGGGCCACGATCGCTGTAGCGCCTCTGCTGATCGCGTTCCTGGTTTTCCAAAAGCAGTTCATTCAGGGCATCGCTATGACGGGCCTGAAGGATTGA
- a CDS encoding IS110 family RNA-guided transposase codes for MPQRLLAVGIDPAKHVHGVVAVLYPDRIVLEEQVPHDLQAMEALDARLEQLAVRHRAVLVYGIEDHRQYGQSWMRVLQAKGRQVRVVNPLWTRRQKDFYGQDKTDLVDARAIAAVVLRKADELPDATEASIDAATLREAARMLEDLAHQRTRALNRLHQLLTTTYLPSYEQCFGKLGRPWALRFFHRFPLPQDLNDLSVAQLAHILLELSEGRIGPHRREQRRAVLEQRARAILEATEPVRRLPKTPALLLRAELIRQLCEELLTSHERTLRLKRLLENDLLPRTGQHLQTLRGVDTVLAATILGETGDIRRFRSRHAFAKYNGTAPASHSSGGKERHTARRNCNHRLKRAMWLMAFAAVRHDPLARAYYECCRQRGLRPVEAIKRVARRMSDIVYAMLQEGKPYDPARVQASIAARLQKQAPGTGGTSLNGRNFHSLGRPGTVTVPNLRSYAQVSDQARGFPQPGP; via the coding sequence TTGCCGCAACGACTGCTGGCCGTTGGCATCGATCCCGCCAAGCATGTCCACGGCGTCGTCGCCGTCCTCTACCCCGACCGGATCGTCCTCGAAGAGCAGGTGCCCCATGACCTGCAGGCGATGGAAGCCCTCGACGCCCGCCTCGAGCAGCTGGCCGTCCGCCACCGGGCCGTCCTGGTTTACGGCATCGAAGATCACCGCCAGTACGGCCAGTCCTGGATGAGGGTGCTGCAGGCCAAAGGGCGCCAGGTTCGGGTCGTCAACCCCCTGTGGACCCGCCGGCAGAAGGACTTTTACGGGCAAGATAAGACCGACCTCGTGGATGCCCGAGCCATCGCCGCAGTCGTATTGCGCAAGGCCGACGAGCTCCCCGACGCCACCGAGGCCAGCATCGACGCAGCCACCCTTCGAGAAGCCGCTCGCATGCTGGAGGACCTGGCCCACCAGCGAACCCGCGCCCTCAACCGCCTCCACCAGCTGCTCACCACGACCTACCTGCCCAGCTACGAGCAATGCTTCGGCAAACTCGGGCGGCCCTGGGCCCTGCGGTTTTTCCACCGCTTCCCCCTCCCGCAGGATTTGAACGACCTCTCCGTCGCCCAGCTGGCCCACATCCTGCTGGAACTCTCCGAAGGCCGCATCGGGCCTCATCGCCGCGAGCAGCGCAGGGCCGTCTTGGAGCAACGGGCCCGGGCCATCCTGGAGGCCACGGAGCCGGTGCGGAGGCTTCCCAAGACCCCGGCTCTGCTCCTGCGGGCGGAGCTCATCCGCCAGCTGTGCGAGGAGCTTCTGACCTCTCACGAGCGCACGTTGCGCCTCAAGCGCCTGCTGGAAAACGACCTGCTGCCCCGTACGGGACAGCACCTGCAGACGCTTCGCGGCGTGGACACGGTGCTGGCGGCCACGATCCTGGGTGAGACCGGCGACATCCGCCGCTTCCGCTCCCGCCATGCCTTCGCCAAATACAACGGCACCGCACCAGCCTCTCACAGCAGCGGCGGCAAAGAACGCCACACTGCGCGGCGCAACTGCAACCATCGCCTCAAGCGCGCCATGTGGCTGATGGCCTTTGCAGCCGTCCGCCACGATCCTTTGGCTCGCGCCTACTACGAGTGTTGCCGCCAGCGGGGGCTACGGCCGGTGGAGGCCATCAAGCGAGTGGCCCGGCGGATGTCGGACATCGTCTACGCGATGCTGCAGGAAGGCAAGCCCTACGATCCCGCCCGGGTCCAGGCGTCCATCGCAGCCCGCCTACAAAAGCAAGCGCCGGGAACGGGTGGCACGTCCCTCAATGGGAGGAACTTTCATAGCCTTGGCCGTCCCGGCACCGTTACCGTACCCAATCTGCGGAGCTATGCGCAAGTCTCCGACCAGGCCAGAGGTTTTCCACAACCCGGACCTTGA
- a CDS encoding glycoside hydrolase family 125 protein — MVATGNEWVSLPDISPEMAAIGSFQVLSGRALGLLGVAGEDRPLLAAFLEIDGSPALVAGQGFTQVRRPHDWWVDASGDVGPVTVHAKVFAPIGHRGFVVRLTVERPAGKADGGSERVFVRFGLDIRWDVLCYTLFRTRPMLAALRATYDKWTRSVVMEATNGLPVLGWAVGMAEAMGLPEQAELLESGQLASTSPSFRMGRSVSLAPGERASATFFVSVAPEGDGARTTNVDMRRRGFEALVEESAGWLTAHRRRTGSPAVDQRINLNLLTTFFFGAGRTLEEGEWVAVTSRSPRYYVSAAFWARDTLLWSFPGVIEVGPEEARRVLLAAFRVGWRNPGIHAQYLNGTVVYPGFELDELAAYPVALGLYLERTGDSSVLVEEPVRQMLAGFREVLVQEAGKGPLFATFLDPSDDPPPYPFLTYDNALLLRALHVLHELYDRVGDGERGDWARETAARLAGALRAHCIVEGPFGPMFAWAVDARGGVTVYDDPPGSLQLLGVLGACDPDDPVLLNTIRWVYSEHNPHYYTGPFGGAGCLHAPHPWPMSAANTLRAIRAMRRPLPEWLETLKQRALSMLVDAPMDGGVACETVDPATGKARTGAAFATAAGYLASALLATKE; from the coding sequence GTGGTCGCCACGGGGAACGAGTGGGTGTCACTGCCCGATATTTCCCCGGAAATGGCTGCTATCGGCAGTTTCCAGGTACTATCCGGTCGTGCCCTGGGTCTCCTCGGGGTGGCCGGTGAGGATCGGCCGCTGCTCGCCGCGTTTCTGGAGATCGACGGGAGTCCGGCCCTCGTCGCAGGCCAGGGCTTTACCCAGGTGAGACGGCCTCACGACTGGTGGGTGGATGCGAGCGGCGACGTCGGGCCCGTGACAGTGCATGCCAAAGTATTCGCCCCGATCGGTCACCGGGGGTTCGTCGTACGGCTAACGGTGGAACGCCCGGCGGGAAAGGCCGACGGCGGTTCGGAGCGCGTCTTCGTCCGGTTCGGCCTCGACATCAGGTGGGATGTTCTGTGCTACACCCTGTTTCGTACGCGCCCAATGCTGGCCGCGCTACGGGCCACCTATGACAAGTGGACGCGCAGCGTGGTCATGGAGGCGACCAACGGCCTTCCAGTACTGGGGTGGGCGGTTGGAATGGCCGAGGCAATGGGGCTCCCGGAGCAGGCAGAGCTATTGGAGAGCGGCCAACTGGCTTCGACGTCGCCATCGTTTCGCATGGGGCGCTCGGTGTCGCTCGCGCCGGGCGAACGAGCCAGCGCCACCTTTTTCGTGAGCGTAGCGCCGGAGGGCGATGGTGCGCGGACCACCAACGTGGATATGCGTCGGCGGGGCTTCGAGGCGCTTGTGGAAGAAAGCGCCGGATGGCTGACGGCTCACCGGCGGCGGACGGGTAGCCCGGCAGTGGACCAACGGATCAACCTGAACCTGCTCACCACGTTCTTCTTCGGGGCCGGGCGCACGCTGGAAGAGGGTGAGTGGGTAGCCGTGACTTCCAGGAGTCCACGCTATTACGTGAGTGCTGCCTTCTGGGCTCGTGACACGCTACTGTGGAGTTTCCCCGGCGTGATCGAAGTGGGTCCGGAAGAGGCCCGCCGCGTGCTGCTGGCTGCCTTTCGCGTCGGGTGGCGAAACCCCGGGATCCATGCTCAGTACCTGAACGGCACCGTCGTCTATCCGGGCTTCGAACTCGACGAACTAGCCGCATACCCCGTGGCTCTCGGCCTTTACCTGGAGCGGACCGGGGACTCGAGCGTGCTCGTCGAAGAGCCGGTCCGCCAAATGTTGGCTGGCTTTCGCGAGGTGCTCGTTCAGGAGGCAGGGAAGGGGCCCCTTTTTGCGACGTTTCTGGACCCGTCGGACGACCCGCCGCCATACCCGTTCCTGACATACGACAACGCCCTCTTGCTGCGGGCGCTTCATGTGCTACACGAGCTGTACGACAGGGTCGGCGACGGGGAGCGCGGGGACTGGGCGCGGGAGACGGCCGCTCGCCTGGCGGGGGCGCTTCGGGCACACTGCATCGTGGAAGGGCCGTTTGGTCCGATGTTCGCGTGGGCCGTTGACGCGCGAGGCGGCGTCACCGTGTACGACGATCCGCCAGGGAGCTTGCAACTCCTTGGGGTACTGGGTGCCTGCGACCCTGACGATCCCGTGCTGCTCAACACGATCCGCTGGGTATACTCGGAGCACAATCCGCATTACTATACCGGGCCGTTTGGGGGCGCCGGGTGCTTGCATGCTCCGCATCCCTGGCCTATGTCTGCTGCCAATACCCTGCGCGCGATACGGGCAATGAGGCGCCCTCTCCCGGAGTGGCTGGAGACACTGAAACAACGCGCCTTGAGCATGCTGGTCGACGCGCCGATGGATGGCGGTGTTGCATGCGAAACCGTCGACCCGGCGACGGGCAAGGCCCGCACCGGTGCCGCTTTCGCCACGGCAGCCGGTTACCTAGCGTCGGCGCTGCTGGCCACGAAAGAGTGA
- a CDS encoding type II toxin-antitoxin system VapC family toxin, with product MSKWVLDASALLVLLSREPGSDQVEAALADGASVTTVNLSEVVAKLSDVGMSEEAIRQALGALPLTVVDFDEDLAYRAGRLRPATRGAGLSLGDRACLALARRMGVPAVTADRGWTTLEVNVAIRSVR from the coding sequence ATGAGTAAGTGGGTCCTGGACGCCTCGGCGCTCCTCGTGCTATTGAGCCGGGAGCCCGGCAGCGACCAGGTGGAGGCGGCCCTGGCCGATGGGGCGTCGGTCACGACGGTCAACCTGTCGGAGGTCGTGGCCAAACTGAGTGACGTGGGCATGTCGGAGGAAGCCATTCGCCAGGCGTTAGGCGCCCTACCGCTAACGGTCGTGGACTTCGATGAAGATCTGGCCTATCGTGCAGGCCGGTTGCGGCCGGCGACCCGGGGGGCAGGGTTATCCCTCGGGGATCGGGCCTGCCTTGCCTTGGCCCGGCGAATGGGTGTGCCGGCCGTGACCGCAGACCGTGGTTGGACGACGCTCGAGGTCAACGTCGCCATTCGGTCTGTCAGATAA
- a CDS encoding IS1634 family transposase, whose translation MGAALSRHRTGPFGRRWPAYSSLGWHDLTKPCLPPKTLFRGTGRRSCRPWGGPISSGRFRRDLVIPDVTSTYYEGSHCPLAAFGHNRDGKRGKRQIVFGILTDREGRPVGVDVYRGNTSDPKTVGDQVRKLRERFGLRRVVLVGDRGMLTQARIEALRDVDGIAWISALRAPALQRLMAQGAIQMSLFDQQDLAEITSPDYPGERLIVCRNPYLAEERRRKRGELLDAMEKDLARLARRVAAGRLKRAVKIAEAVGRIEQKHKMGKHFRWEVGEGRFAYRRDPASIEEEAALDGFYVIRTSVPSDDLSAPEVVLAYKSLRHVERLIRTIKTVLLKVRPIHHWTEDRVRAHIFLCVLASYVEWHLREAWAPFLFDDEEPGAHEDGSPVRPAVRSEAAQAKAQTRQTPEGWPVQSFSSLLDRLATVARHKIRLPARPEATLYDQVTTPDAFQRELLVRVGLRSLVAGRQKASA comes from the coding sequence TTGGGCGCAGCGCTCTCTCGTCACCGGACCGGGCCCTTTGGGAGGAGGTGGCCCGCATACAGCAGCCTTGGTTGGCACGACCTCACGAAGCCCTGCCTCCCCCCGAAGACCCTTTTTCGAGGAACCGGGCGGAGGTCATGTCGCCCCTGGGGGGGTCCGATCTCCTCCGGTCGGTTCCGGAGGGATCTTGTCATACCTGACGTGACCTCCACCTACTACGAGGGGAGCCACTGTCCCCTGGCCGCCTTCGGCCACAACCGGGACGGGAAGCGAGGCAAGCGCCAGATCGTCTTCGGGATCCTCACCGACCGGGAAGGGCGGCCGGTCGGGGTCGACGTCTACCGGGGCAACACGAGCGACCCGAAGACGGTCGGCGACCAGGTGCGCAAGCTGCGGGAGCGCTTCGGCCTGCGCCGAGTGGTCCTGGTCGGCGACCGGGGGATGCTCACCCAGGCGCGCATCGAGGCGCTCCGGGACGTCGACGGGATCGCGTGGATCAGCGCCTTGCGGGCGCCGGCGTTGCAGCGGCTCATGGCGCAAGGGGCTATCCAGATGTCGCTGTTCGACCAGCAGGACCTGGCCGAGATCACCTCGCCGGACTACCCGGGCGAGCGGCTCATCGTCTGCCGCAACCCTTACTTGGCCGAGGAGCGCCGACGCAAGCGCGGGGAGCTTTTGGATGCCATGGAGAAGGATCTGGCGCGTCTGGCCCGCCGGGTGGCGGCCGGGCGGCTGAAGCGGGCGGTGAAGATCGCCGAGGCGGTGGGCCGCATCGAGCAAAAGCACAAGATGGGCAAGCACTTCCGCTGGGAGGTGGGCGAGGGGCGCTTTGCCTACCGGCGCGACCCGGCCTCCATCGAGGAGGAGGCGGCCCTGGACGGCTTCTACGTGATCCGCACCTCGGTGCCTTCCGACGATCTTTCGGCTCCCGAGGTGGTGCTCGCCTACAAGAGCCTCCGCCACGTGGAGCGGCTCATCCGCACCATCAAGACGGTGCTCCTCAAGGTGCGACCCATCCACCACTGGACGGAAGACCGGGTGCGGGCCCATATCTTCTTGTGTGTGCTGGCGAGCTACGTCGAATGGCACCTGCGGGAGGCCTGGGCCCCCTTCTTGTTCGACGACGAGGAGCCAGGGGCTCATGAAGACGGCTCCCCGGTCCGCCCCGCCGTGCGCTCGGAAGCGGCGCAGGCCAAGGCCCAGACCCGCCAGACGCCGGAGGGCTGGCCGGTGCAGAGCTTCAGCTCGTTGCTCGACCGCCTGGCCACGGTCGCGCGGCACAAGATCCGCCTCCCGGCCCGGCCCGAGGCCACGCTTTACGACCAGGTCACCACCCCGGACGCCTTCCAGCGGGAACTCCTGGTCCGGGTCGGGCTCCGGTCCCTGGTGGCGGGTAGACAGAAAGCTTCGGCCTGA
- a CDS encoding nucleotidyltransferase family protein: MRGWRRRAAQEEAALQKRAAEARSSLPALVETLRRYGATEVYVFGSLREGYFHLASDIDLGVRGIPPERFYAALAALDAVCDIPVDVVDLDEAPPSLRRHVIEKGQRLL, translated from the coding sequence TTGCGAGGATGGCGGCGGCGCGCCGCTCAGGAGGAGGCGGCGCTGCAAAAACGGGCGGCCGAAGCCCGTTCGTCGCTGCCCGCACTGGTGGAGACGCTCCGCCGGTACGGTGCGACTGAGGTCTATGTATTCGGCTCCCTGCGCGAAGGGTACTTCCATCTGGCGTCGGACATCGACCTCGGAGTGCGGGGTATCCCGCCGGAACGGTTTTATGCCGCCCTGGCGGCACTCGACGCAGTGTGTGACATTCCCGTGGACGTGGTGGACCTGGACGAGGCCCCTCCTTCCCTGAGGAGGCACGTCATCGAGAAAGGACAGCGCCTGCTGTGA
- a CDS encoding AbrB/MazE/SpoVT family DNA-binding domain-containing protein, translating to MKAVRVKLGKGGRLVIPAEYRKTLGLRVGDEVMVQLAGDELRIFAVRGAVRYAQALVRQYVAAERSLADELIRERRQEASDE from the coding sequence ATGAAGGCGGTCAGGGTCAAACTTGGTAAGGGGGGGCGGCTCGTGATCCCCGCCGAGTACCGAAAGACGCTCGGGCTTCGGGTGGGGGACGAGGTCATGGTACAGTTGGCGGGTGACGAGCTCCGGATATTCGCCGTCCGAGGCGCTGTCCGCTACGCGCAAGCGCTTGTGCGCCAGTATGTGGCAGCGGAGCGGTCGCTGGCGGATGAGCTGATTCGCGAGCGGCGCCAGGAGGCGTCGGATGAGTAA
- a CDS encoding NUDIX domain-containing protein, producing MVVYRHGHEGLEVLVLHRAQHGPEYEGDWTWTPPAGCRLPGEALRRCALRELNEETGLHLSLEATPCGTAEWPVFVAKAPPRAQIVLDAEHDRHEWRLPDDAVRRCSPERVSMALARAMAWLRDREGRNSASTGSWGSPGS from the coding sequence GTGGTAGTCTACCGGCACGGGCACGAGGGGCTAGAGGTGCTGGTGTTGCACCGGGCCCAGCATGGGCCGGAGTACGAAGGCGACTGGACGTGGACGCCGCCCGCCGGCTGTCGCCTGCCCGGAGAAGCGCTGCGGCGTTGCGCCCTGCGCGAACTGAATGAGGAGACCGGGCTACACCTCTCTCTCGAAGCCACCCCGTGCGGTACGGCCGAATGGCCCGTCTTTGTGGCCAAGGCGCCGCCTCGGGCACAGATTGTGCTGGATGCCGAGCATGACCGGCATGAGTGGCGGCTGCCGGACGACGCGGTGAGGCGCTGCAGCCCCGAACGAGTGTCCATGGCACTGGCCAGGGCCATGGCGTGGCTCCGGGACCGCGAAGGCCGTAACTCTGCATCAACCGGGTCGTGGGGCTCGCCGGGTTCGTGA
- a CDS encoding ERCC4 domain-containing protein: MPSGPVVIADIHERRRALVDALEARGVSVEFRPLPVGDFVLSTRMAVERKRCDDLIASVMHKRLHKQLAALREQFERPILVVEGYYLYANRYLSPDFVRLQLAMLIVTGVSVVVTRDAEDTAGLLAALAKLEQQGLGHEPSLHARKPQAAMEEQARYVVESLPGIGPALARALLAHFGTPQRVMTATPAELMQVPGIGRARAQRIHRVLSARMAAPGALS; the protein is encoded by the coding sequence TTGCCGTCGGGCCCCGTCGTGATCGCCGACATCCACGAACGCCGCCGGGCGCTGGTGGACGCCCTGGAGGCGCGGGGAGTGAGCGTGGAGTTCCGCCCGCTTCCGGTGGGTGACTTCGTGCTGAGCACCCGTATGGCCGTCGAGCGCAAGCGTTGCGACGACCTCATTGCCTCGGTGATGCACAAGCGCCTCCACAAGCAGCTGGCGGCCCTGCGAGAGCAGTTCGAGCGGCCCATCCTCGTCGTCGAGGGTTACTACCTGTACGCCAACCGCTACCTGTCGCCCGACTTCGTTCGCTTGCAGCTCGCCATGCTCATCGTCACCGGCGTCAGCGTCGTGGTCACCCGGGACGCCGAGGACACGGCCGGCCTGCTCGCTGCCCTGGCCAAGCTCGAACAGCAGGGCCTCGGCCACGAACCCTCGCTCCACGCCCGCAAGCCCCAGGCGGCCATGGAGGAGCAGGCCCGCTACGTCGTGGAATCCCTGCCCGGCATCGGGCCTGCGCTCGCCCGGGCGCTCCTGGCCCACTTCGGCACGCCCCAACGGGTGATGACCGCCACCCCTGCCGAACTCATGCAGGTACCCGGTATCGGGCGCGCCCGGGCGCAGCGCATCCACCGTGTCCTGTCGGCGAGAATGGCCGCGCCCGGCGCGCTCTCATAG